In the genome of Candidatus Omnitrophota bacterium, the window ATCGTGACGGCGATCTCGATCTCATCGTAGGCAGCCAAACCCAATTGACCTATTACGAAAATACTGGAACTAAATCCTCGCCCCGCTTCCGGCGCGGCCAGCGCGTCCTTGCCGGAGACGCCTACGATCTGCCCGGCATCTTCATCCATCCATTGGCGGTCTTATGGAATGCGGACGCTTTGCCCGATCTGCTCATCTTTCAGGAAAGCGGCGAAACGACATGGCTGCGCTGTTTGGGTCACGACGAAAATTCCGTCCCCCGCTTCGCCGCTGAAGAAACTTTAACTTGCCGCGAACCGATGCTCGACGCGGGCTGTCTTGCCGTGCTATCCGTCATCGACTGGGACCGAGACGGCGATCTGGATATCGTCAGCGGCAATTCTTACGGCGAGGTTTTGCTCTTCACGAATAGCGGTGACGATAAAAACCGCCGCTTCGATTCCAAAACGCCATTAACCGCTGAGGGCGTCCCTATCGTCGTCAAAGGCGGCGCCAACGGCTCCATCCAAGGTCCCGGCGAAGCCCATTTCGGCTATACCTGTCCCGTCGCCAGCGACTGGGACGGCGACAGCTGGCCCGATCTGATTCTCGCCGACATCTGGGGATTATGTTCCTACTTCGAACGCATTCCCGGCGGCGAACTCAAACCCCCCCGATCCTTTCGCGTTGCCAATGGACCGGCGAGGTCTTATAAGCCGCGCTGGGTATGGTGGAAGGACGACGGACGCCTCGTTACGCAATGGCGTTGCCAGCCCGCCGCCGTTGATTGGAACCGGGACGGGCGGCTTGACCTCATCACGCTCGACGCCGAAGGCTGCCTTGCCCTCTACCCCGGAACAGGCCAGCCCTCGAACGCCCTCGTCGAGGCTCCCCAGCGCGTATTTCTTTTGGAAAACGATGCGCCAATCCGCATCACTAACGGCGTAGGGGGCCGGTCGGGACGCGCCCGCATCATCGTCGCCGATTGGGATGGTGACGGCGACCGCGATATTATTCGCGGCTGCACACAGGCGGGCGATCACGAAGACCCCCATTACCGCGACTACGAGCGCGTCGCCGTCTGGTACGAAAATACGGGCGATGACCGCCGCTTCCGTTTTCGCCGAAGCCTGCTCCAGCATGGAGAAAACGTCTCCTTCTGCGGCCATGCGACATCGCCCGCCATTGTCGATTGGGACGGCGATGGACGCCTCGATCTTCTTCTCGGCGCCGAAGACGGCCTCGTCTATTTCTTCTCCCGCGAGTATTTGGAAAAAGGGCCGTCGGAATGATGAATGATGAATGATGAATGATGAAAAGAAGGGGGGATTGCGCTTTGATCCCACCCTTAACGATTTGGAAAAGGGGTATTGAGTTCAAAAGACTTAAGCCATCATGATTCCGATAGTATGCGTATATCGTCCAGACATTTCCAATAGTGCGCCAACGCCAGACGCCCCTTTTTGGTTATTCGGTATGTTGTATGCGTAGTTTTTTCGACGATCTTTTTTTTGATTTGAACATAGCCAGCTTCTTGCAGCCGCGCGATATGCACGGAAAGATTGCCTTGCGTAAGTTCCAGCGCCAGACGCAAGGAAACGAAGTCCGCCCATTCCACGCCGGAAAGGAGACATATGATCTTCAACCGGGCGGGTTCATGGATCAGGCGATCGATGTCGTTCGTCAAGTCATTTTTCATGGAAAGAGATTGGAAAAAAGAACGGTTCCGGATTGGTTATACTTTGATGCCGAAATTCGCCAATTCCCGTTTCCCGGCTGGGGTAGCGTAGTATTTGGAACTTCGTCCAGAACCTTCGCGAATCAGCCAACCCTGCTTGACGCAATAATCCAGAAATCCGCCTCCGACGGCGAAGGGATTGATTGCCTTCTCTGTCCCTTCTTTTCTGTTTTCTTCATGCTCCGGATGCTGCTCGCGCCATTGGCGTTGTTCCGCTTCACTGACGCCCAGCCGCTCCCGAAGTTGTTCCTGTTCTTCCGCCGTCAATTCGCCTTGGGGATGTTCCTTATGCCATTTCTCATGTTCTGCTTCCGTCAGGTTCATGCCCAGCCGTTCCATGAGTTGATCGTGTTCTTCCGGCGTCAATTCGCCTTGGGGATGGTCTTTATGCCATTTCTCATGTTCTTCTTCCGTCAGATTCATGCCG includes:
- a CDS encoding VCBS repeat-containing protein — its product is MKFILPIFTLFLYPLSAPAQTPGWGAPNGCGAPLRWGGEIGPWWGGYNPGGTAADFDGDGDMDIVIFYSIGGGAQNVFAGVYLYENIGNQEKALFSIPRKLPLTKAPLAYDWNNDGRPDLIESGQWRKNLGGFQFADGEKIPRFPDSVRAIADVNSDGVPDLLLSADLAPDAVWPSSAVWKKDEPPYTLDGIWKGGAMRKSLRLLLGQRQRRSIVWKDKGYLLADGVPLEVYGGPDPTFADWDRDGDLDLIVGSQTQLTYYENTGTKSSPRFRRGQRVLAGDAYDLPGIFIHPLAVLWNADALPDLLIFQESGETTWLRCLGHDENSVPRFAAEETLTCREPMLDAGCLAVLSVIDWDRDGDLDIVSGNSYGEVLLFTNSGDDKNRRFDSKTPLTAEGVPIVVKGGANGSIQGPGEAHFGYTCPVASDWDGDSWPDLILADIWGLCSYFERIPGGELKPPRSFRVANGPARSYKPRWVWWKDDGRLVTQWRCQPAAVDWNRDGRLDLITLDAEGCLALYPGTGQPSNALVEAPQRVFLLENDAPIRITNGVGGRSGRARIIVADWDGDGDRDIIRGCTQAGDHEDPHYRDYERVAVWYENTGDDRRFRFRRSLLQHGENVSFCGHATSPAIVDWDGDGRLDLLLGAEDGLVYFFSREYLEKGPSE
- a CDS encoding transcriptional regulator — protein: MTNDIDRLIHEPARLKIICLLSGVEWADFVSLRLALELTQGNLSVHIARLQEAGYVQIKKKIVEKTTHTTYRITKKGRLALAHYWKCLDDIRILSES